The nucleotide sequence AGCAGCAATGCGCTGGACGGCTCTCCTCCTTTTATCCCTGGCAATGTTCTGTGCCTACATCTTTGTTGATATCCTCTCTCCAATTAAGGAGTTAATGCAGGAGCAGAGAGGTTGGGACTCAACAGCATTCGGTACTATGCAGGGTTCAGAGACATTCCTTAATGTCTTCGTTTTCTTCCTCATCTTCGCAGGTATCATCCTTGACAAGATGGGCGTTCGTTTCACTGCTATTTTGTCTGGTGCAGTGATGTTAGCAGGTGCTTTGATTAAGTACTATGCTGTTAGTGAAAGCTTTGCTGGTAGCGCACTTGACGTATGGTTTACTAATCATCTTAACCATATTCCTGTCTTTGAGCAGTTAGGCGTTTCTCCTTTCTATGAGGGGATGCCAGCATCAGCAAAGGTTGCAGCCTGTGGCTTTATGATCTTTGGCTGCGGCGTTGAGATGGCAGGTATCACCGTTTCACGTGGTATTGTAAAGTGGTTCAAGGGGCGTGAGATGGCGTTGGCAATGGGGTCAGAGATGGCTTTGGCACGTCTTGGCGTTGCTACCTGTATGATTTTCTCACCTTTCTTTGCTAAGCTCGGTGGTCATATTAGCGTATCTCGTTCAGTAGCTTTCGGTGTAGTACTCATCTGTATTGCATTGATGATGTTCGTCGTTTACTTCTTTATGGATAAGAAACTCGATTCGCAGACAGGTGAAGCTGAAGAGAAAGATGATCCATTTAAGATTAGCGACCTTGGAAAGATTCTTACCAGTATGGGCTTCTGGCTCGTAGCATTGCTCTGTGTACTTTATTATTCAGCTATCTTCCCATTCCAGAAGTATGCGGTAAATATGCTTCAGTGTAACCTTACTTTCCATGAGCCACCTGTAGGTTCATTCTGGGCTTCATCAAGTGTGACCATCGTTCAGTACCTTATTATGCTCGTTGTAGCAGCAACAGCTTTCATGTTCAACTTTATGAAGAATAAGGCTTTGAAGAACGCTATGCTCTTCTTGTCAATTCTGAGTCTTGTTGTTTACTGCTACATGGGTTATATGCGTCAGTCTGCAGAGTCTATCTTTGCCGTGTTCCCATTGCTTGCAGTAGGTATCACACCTATCCTTGGAAGCTATGTTGACCATAAGGGTAAGGCTGCATCTATGCTCGTTTTGGGTTCATTGCTACTGATTATCTGTCATCTCACCTTTGCTTTCGTTCTTCCACAATTCAAGACAAGTCAGGTAGGTGGTGTTATCGTTGCTTATGTAACCATCCTCGTTCTCGGTGCTTCGTTCTCACTTGTTCCAGCATCACTGTGGCCAAGTGTTCCAAAGCTGGTAGATGCAAAGATTATCGGTTCAGCTTACGCACTTATCTTCTGGATTCAGAACATCGGTTTGTGGTTGTTCCCATTGCTTATTGGTAAGGTACTTGATAAGACAAACGTTGGTGTTACCGACCCAACAAAGCTCAACTATACAGCTCCGCTGGTTATGTTGGCTGGACTTGGTGTAATAGCACTTGTCATTGGTCTTACTTTGAAGGTTGTTGATAAGAAACGTCATCTTGGTTTGGAAGAACCAAATATCAAAGCATAATAAGGCTGTAACAAAGGACGAAAATGCGATTATCACATATAATAATGGAATACTTGTAAGTCGATCTACAGCATAAAGATATTTAATTGGATTGTCCTCATAAGTGATTTTTTGCTTGTGAGGACATTTTTTAATGTGACGGAATATTGCATTGTTCCGTTAATGACGCTTCTTTTAGTTCATCCCAACAAGGGATTGAGGCATACCAGTCTCATCATTCCAAACTTATGATTAGCTCATCCACTGAGCTTTTGGACTCCTTTGATTTGCTTAAAATGTAAAGAAAAATCACAACTTGTTTTTCAATAGATGCTTTATTGGAGTTGAATTAACGCCCAA is from Prevotella melaninogenica and encodes:
- a CDS encoding MFS transporter, producing MTDKIQTTLRDSAAMRWTALLLLSLAMFCAYIFVDILSPIKELMQEQRGWDSTAFGTMQGSETFLNVFVFFLIFAGIILDKMGVRFTAILSGAVMLAGALIKYYAVSESFAGSALDVWFTNHLNHIPVFEQLGVSPFYEGMPASAKVAACGFMIFGCGVEMAGITVSRGIVKWFKGREMALAMGSEMALARLGVATCMIFSPFFAKLGGHISVSRSVAFGVVLICIALMMFVVYFFMDKKLDSQTGEAEEKDDPFKISDLGKILTSMGFWLVALLCVLYYSAIFPFQKYAVNMLQCNLTFHEPPVGSFWASSSVTIVQYLIMLVVAATAFMFNFMKNKALKNAMLFLSILSLVVYCYMGYMRQSAESIFAVFPLLAVGITPILGSYVDHKGKAASMLVLGSLLLIICHLTFAFVLPQFKTSQVGGVIVAYVTILVLGASFSLVPASLWPSVPKLVDAKIIGSAYALIFWIQNIGLWLFPLLIGKVLDKTNVGVTDPTKLNYTAPLVMLAGLGVIALVIGLTLKVVDKKRHLGLEEPNIKA